From Gadus morhua chromosome 14, gadMor3.0, whole genome shotgun sequence:
CATGCGCCTGTGAAGTCTCGGCTCAGCAGAAAATTACTGTTTAATTTCAAACGGCTACCAAAGGAGCTATGATTGTTGCAGTGTGTGCCTTTTTTGGAGGGCTGCTTTTCGGGCCTCGTGAAATTGCCGGTGGCAAGAGTCGTCTCATAAAAAACCCAAAACACATTAACGCCATTCAAAGAGGCAGAAGTGCTCGGATTTCCTACCTGAAATGACTCTCTGATATGACCTTAAATGACCTCTAGGGTCAAGGATACTTGAGTGCAAACATGTATGCACTAGAATAATTTGCTTTCAGTCTAGAGGCCCCGACATTAATTGACCAGTCGAGTCACTCACATACATATCAAAATGTATTATCCTGAGGGTTGATTGTCTTTTTCAGTCTGTAATCCTTTTTAAAAGCTGCTTTCCTACGTAATATTCTCTGATGATTGAATCTCAAGAGGAATAAATGGAATAGATTCCTGGCCGTAGGCGGTGCTGTGGGGGGACTGATGGGCTGCTGGGATGTGGCGCAGGTCGACGCTTTGGTGATGGGCAACGCCACGCTCCAGCAGCAGGTGACCGCGGCGCTGCTCAACTACGTCACCAAGGAGCTGAGGGGGGAGGTCCGTTACGGAGCTTTAGCACAGAGAGATGGCCCCAACCACGGCTTGGTCCTCCGACTTACATCCAGGATGGACGGATGTTTTCGACAAGACTGTGCTATGCCGCTATATTTACATTATATAGCTGTCTATAGCCGTTTGTTGAATGTGCCTAGAACGGGTTAACTGGAATTTAGAAGTACCCCTGTTTTACCACCAAGGGATGTTGATGACCCAATGGTGACATCACTCACGGGAGTTTCCACCCAGATGTATGTCATCCTACCAGCCTAGCTGACTGGATCACCTGGTAGGCTGGTAGGCTACCTCCCAGATGTGATGATCCTGAGGGTTGGTCAACTCAAGTCTTGGGCAAATCTCCAAAAACCACGCAGGTGGCTGGCACAAGCCAGGTATCCGAGTGCTGCATAAAAAAGTGAATTAGTTGCAATTAAATAATCCACAGACTACTATTGTGGCTTGGCTGAGGCTATATCTGCTTCAGTGGTTGTTATTGTGTTTAGTTTGTATCAGACTGATGAAGCACTTTAAATGATACTTGTGGTACCATAGTTTAAGGCTTCACCTGGATCACTTTATATATGACCATATGTTATTCTATATGGTTCAAAATGTAGCAAGTATTATACATTTAATACCATTTGATCATATATATACTTCAGTACAATTCTCCTTGACCATTTAGTTTTAAAGATACATTTAGTCTTACATTGGTTTTGTAGCTCTAGTTGGGTTATGAGAACAGGCACCACCTCCACAGGGCTTTCAGTAAAGGAGAAGTCTGGCATGTAAAATAGTCTAAGGAATCTTGACCTCAATGATGACATCTACATTACAGCACATTACTTTGAACTGTGGCGCAACAGATTTTGCGAGATTTCTGATTGCTTTTCTTTTGCTTCCCTTTTATTTGAAGACGATCATGTTTTAATAAATACTTAGTGAAACATTGTCTTTACTTTGTTATTGATTTAAGTCAatcagcagatgcttttaacCAAAGTTATGCATAAAATAATCTGGAACATTTAGATGTTGAAGAATGTGCTGGTTTAGTTGACTaccataaaaaaaaacttgaatgcATTGTAAGCAATGTCAGGTCTGTCACCATCTCCCATCTGTCACCATCTCCCATCCTGCTGTCCTCTGGTGGCCACTAACAGTGGTACGGCCACACAGAAAATAAAGTCTAACAGTACTGTTATTGTTGTCAGTTTTTCAGATGGATAGCCTAGAGATACCAGGCATGAATGTGGGCAACACTGCTCAGAAAGATTTACTATGTGTATGCCGTGCTAAAATCCTTAAAGGTACTTTTCCTCGAGTGCGAACATGCAGATCTAGCTCATCTTATTTCACACCATGGTGCCCAACTACAATCAAGACGCATAGTACACTTGACAACAGCTGGGGCCCCAATACGGACAATCCAACTCATGGCTTCCCAATACCAACAACAAAGGATTCGGTACACAAGCACCAACTTCACCAGTCCACTGAGGCCCATGATAGCTTTGGTTCCAAGGTCCTCCCTCCAAGTCCAAAAGTGAGTAATCCATGACCGCCGTCACAAGTCAATGCTGCCCTTGACTTTAAACTTCTTGACCGAGCGCTCGCTGGCGCGGTACTGAAACTTGCTACCGTAGATATGGGAGACAAAGCCGTTGACTTCTACTGCAAACACGCTGTTCTTCTTGGGGATTACTACGTACGCAAAGACAAGAGTGGAAAGAGGGCAGGGAGATGGATTAGAAGAGACGCAAAGTTATTATATTTCTTTAAACAAGCTTCTCTTGTGAATTAGAGAGTTTATAAGATCGGACCACAAGTTTGAAGAGGACTCACAGTCTGTGAATAAGAACCTAGTTCATCAGTCCCAGAGATATTAACTGAGACATCATCTCAATGATTGCtctgttaaaaaaatatctaaactTATACTGCAATCAAATTTAATATTTCTAATACAAGTATGTGCAGCCATGTAGAGCTGGAGTTCTGCTACAAGTCATTACCTTTAAGAcgatcctccttggtgattatTTTAAAGATGTGCTTGAACTCCTGGACGAGAATGCCTGTGGCTCCAACATAGGATGGGCACTTGGACCGGACCACTGTGGAAGGAGAATCCAAGTTTATGGTTGTAAACACACAGTCCCCATCAGTGTCCTAAACAATCTAATATGTGTGAAATGCAGCAACAGAACACTAGGGATGGAAGATGTAGCAACAAATTGGAATCAAATACAGTGTCCATATCCCAGCGGGTACTTTTGTATTCATTTTGTATGCCCTTACAATTGTCTACTGTTGTAGCGATATCAGGATACACTTTTATTGTTATATCCACTGGGGACAGTTTTAAACATGAGATGCATCCATTTTAAATGCATTTTTGTTAGTCTAATGTTTAGTGCAGGGCACTTTGTAATGTTTAGTGCAGGGCACATCTTCAGTAGAAATAATGACCAAACCAAGTCTCTCAAGAGGAGTTGGTCTCCCCAGAAGGTAAACGCTGCTATACTCACTCAGACTCATACTGGTGATCGTGTCTTTTAGTTCCATCTGATCGCTGTTATTCAGTGCCTGAATATCTGGCTGAATATCcatctttaaaaagaaaaccgACCATGCTATGCTGGCGTAAATTAAGCTTTTGATGTCGGGACAAAATACTGTATGAAAGAGGTCAGGACCTTCCTTGTAGGCGCCCACAATTGTATACAACTTGAACGCCTACCCGGGCTCACTCATCCAGTGTGGAGCACCCCCTTAGAGGAGAAACGGCTGCCAGAAGGCCCAAGTAAGAACACCACACACTGGCTGTCAAAGTGGAGAGATGCGGATTGATGAAACTATCTAATTACAGACTGGGGTATGATTAGGGGGCCATGTTGGTACAAGAGCCGGGTTTGGAATTTAACCAGGGCATCAGGGTCATCACCCTTCTTTGGCGATGAGTGCAATGGGATTGCCATGGTGATCGCAGGGAGTCAGGACCGGGGTTTAACGTTGATTAGGAATCGAACACCCTAACCACGACAGGTTTTTCCAGCTGCAAGGTTCCTGGGGCGTCGGGGGCCGATCATGCTAAATCGAAGATGGATAGTGAATGGTCAAGTGAAGCCTACCTGTTAGGATGGCCCCGTGGAAGTCTGCTTTCAGTAGCTTCTGCTGGATAAGTTGTGGATTACTGTAAAATAGAATGAGATTCTCACGAGAGACGCAAAGAACTAAATCTTGCGTATTAAATCTAAGGTTATAAGGCCCAAGGTCAAACAAAAGAATATGAAATCCAATCTTTACCTCGATGGTCTCAATCCGTTGCATATGCTGAGGATGTACTGTTTCCATAAGTCATTCAGGGGTAGAAAAAGCTCATATCTTCAaagaaaacataatgggtaTTATATTCAAAGCACATTGTGCAGAAGTACATCCTGTAATGCATGCCCCCATCCCAGAAAGAGCTGTTTTGTTTAAATTGATGTTTCACACAAACTTGCATCTTGAAGTTTGACTCTTCGTTATCTAAATTAATACACACTAGAAGGGTTTTATTGATATTCAAAAATTAACACAAAGTATGTCTCACAACAACAGAAAACAGTAATAAGTGAATTGGGCAATCAATTTCCAGTATGTTACACGGATTTTATATGGATTTAGCCTATGCCGCATGGGCTGATGAAAGTTAATGTTTTCTTGGTAAACTGAGTTCCTCTATATTTATTGAACCAACCTCTGGTGTTCCGGCTTGATGTCGAACACCTTGAGTCTCCTTTTCTCCCCGGCACTCAGTGCCTTGCTTTTCCTCTTGGCCGTGGGCCGTTTTTTCCGGGCGTACTCCAGGACCTCTGCTTTGCCCTTCCCCTCCTTGCTTTTCCTCTTGGCCTTGGGCCGTTTTGCCCGGGCGTACTCCAGGATCACCGCTTTGCGGGACAGGGCTGCCTCCAGGAACGGTGCCTCCGACTGCTTCATGCTGTTCGCAATGAAATAACGGGTGAAACGCTCCGCCACCTTCAGAGTTTTATTCTGTAGCAAGAAAGAGTAGGCCTCAGCAAGGTTGGCGaatacacccccccccaaacacacaaaatacattgaGAACAACTTGGGACTATTGCGAATGCGCATTAGtatttcacatgcacacatagccGTTACATGTGACATACAAGATTAAAATTGCATTAATCCCTCCGCCTcgattaaaatacaaatatatacgaTTAATTCTGCACGCAAGAAGGAGCAGGTCAAAGCAGGACGATTACACCCCCCACACAATCCCTGTTCCAAAGAAAATACATGGAGAACAACTTGGAACCAATGTGAAATACCACACATAGATGTACCACACATATAACTTCAGTTCGTCAC
This genomic window contains:
- the pop4 gene encoding ribonuclease P protein subunit p29 isoform X2, yielding MKQSEAPFLEAALSRKAVILEYARAKRPKAKRKSKEGKGKAEVLEYARKKRPTAKRKSKALSAGEKRRLKVFDIKPEHQRYELFLPLNDLWKQYILSICNGLRPSSNPQLIQQKLLKADFHGAILTVVRSKCPSYVGATGILVQEFKHIFKIITKEDRLKVIPKKNSVFAVEVNGFVSHIYGSKFQYRASERSVKKFKVKGSIDL
- the pop4 gene encoding ribonuclease P protein subunit p29 isoform X1, encoding MEERLLQLKNPPEIREVLGIGNKTLKVAERFTRYFIANSMKQSEAPFLEAALSRKAVILEYARAKRPKAKRKSKEGKGKAEVLEYARKKRPTAKRKSKALSAGEKRRLKVFDIKPEHQRYELFLPLNDLWKQYILSICNGLRPSSNPQLIQQKLLKADFHGAILTVVRSKCPSYVGATGILVQEFKHIFKIITKEDRLKVIPKKNSVFAVEVNGFVSHIYGSKFQYRASERSVKKFKVKGSIDL